The following are from one region of the Thermodesulfobacteriota bacterium genome:
- a CDS encoding AMP-binding protein: MGKQLWKPSEERVKGTNMYRFMNFVNDKIGKGFTDYDPMYRWSIENIPEFWTLMWEFAEIRASKPYSQVINDVIKMPGAKWFTGARLNFAENLLRYRDDHVALIFKGESQDSIKMTYKELYDEVARVAKSLREATVKPGDRVVGFMPNMPESIIAMLAAASVGATWSSCSPDFGIKGVLDRFGQIKPKVLFTANGYSF, translated from the coding sequence ATGGGTAAACAGTTATGGAAGCCTTCGGAGGAAAGGGTAAAGGGTACCAATATGTACCGGTTCATGAATTTTGTGAATGACAAAATCGGTAAGGGTTTTACTGATTATGATCCGATGTACCGGTGGTCCATAGAAAACATACCGGAGTTCTGGACCTTAATGTGGGAATTTGCCGAAATCAGAGCATCAAAGCCGTATAGCCAGGTCATTAATGATGTAATTAAAATGCCCGGTGCCAAGTGGTTTACCGGTGCAAGGCTCAATTTTGCGGAAAATCTTCTTCGATACCGGGATGACCATGTGGCCCTGATTTTCAAAGGAGAAAGCCAGGATTCCATCAAGATGACCTATAAAGAGCTATACGATGAAGTCGCCCGTGTGGCCAAGTCTTTAAGAGAGGCAACAGTAAAACCGGGTGACCGGGTGGTGGGTTTTATGCCGAACATGCCTGAATCCATCATTGCCATGCTGGCTGCCGCAAGCGTGGGTGCCACCTGGTCTTCCTGCTCTCCTGATTTCGGAATAAAAGGAGTTCTGGACAGATTCGGACAGATCAAGCCCAAAGTGTTATTTACCGCCAACGGCTATTCTTTTA